The nucleotide sequence AATATAGTATTAAACATATTAGACCAAAGCCAGTTAAGAGAGTATATATCCCTAAGAAAAAGGGTAAGATGCGACCTTTAGGAATACCAGTTATAAAAGACAGGATATTTCAAAACATAGTTAAAAATGCTCTTGAGCCACAATGGGAAGCAAAATTTGAACCTTCTTCATATGGATTCAGACCTAAGCGGAGAACCCAAGATGCTATTGTAAATTTATTCACTAAACTGTCATCAAGAAGTACAAGACAATGGGTATTTGAGGGCGATTTCAAGGGTTGCTTTGATAATCTCAATCATCAATACATTATGGACTGTTTAACGGGGTTTCCTGCTAAAGATACTATATATAAATGGTTGAAAGCAGGATATGTTGATAATAATTCATTCAATGATACACATTCTGGAACCCCGCAAGGTGGGCTTGTCTCACCTTTATTAGCCAATATAGCCTTGCATGGTATGGAAGAAGAGCTTGGCGTAAAATATTACCTCGATAGAGGTAATCATATATTAGCCAGGAACTCGGTTGGAGTAGTAAAATATGCTGATGATTTTGTAATTGTATGCAAAACAAAAGAGGATGCTATAGATATGTATCAAAATCTCAAACCATACCTTGATAAAAGAGGGCTGACACTTGCAGATGAGAAGACTAAAGTTTCGCATATTAGTGAAGGATTGGATTTTCTTGGATTCAATCTAAGACAGTATAAAACTAATAACGGTATGCGATTATTAATAAAACCATCAAAGGCAAGTATAAAAAAAGCCAGAGAAACAATAAAGAATGTGTTTATACAACTGCGAGGGAAACCAGTCGGTGACTTAATAAAAAAATTAAACCCAATAATAAGAGGTATAGGAAACTACTGGTCAAGCCAAGTTGCAAAAAAGATATACGGCAACATCGACAGTTATATATGGATTAAGATAAGAAAGCATTTG is from Clostridium estertheticum and encodes:
- the ltrA gene encoding group II intron reverse transcriptase/maturase, yielding MKTINKFNTSAVSPHIESWSLIDWTKIYEYVKKLRQRIFRAEQLGNKRKVRKLQRLMIRSNANLLLSIKRVTQINKGKKTAGVDGQIAITSSDRLRLYNLLKKYSIKHIRPKPVKRVYIPKKKGKMRPLGIPVIKDRIFQNIVKNALEPQWEAKFEPSSYGFRPKRRTQDAIVNLFTKLSSRSTRQWVFEGDFKGCFDNLNHQYIMDCLTGFPAKDTIYKWLKAGYVDNNSFNDTHSGTPQGGLVSPLLANIALHGMEEELGVKYYLDRGNHILARNSVGVVKYADDFVIVCKTKEDAIDMYQNLKPYLDKRGLTLADEKTKVSHISEGLDFLGFNLRQYKTNNGMRLLIKPSKASIKKARETIKNVFIQLRGKPVGDLIKKLNPIIRGIGNYWSSQVAKKIYGNIDSYIWIKIRKHLKILHPKKSFKWIYQKYFKADNTGVSKDKWILTDPHDKKTQLFRMSWIPIVRHSVVKFNNSHDDASLKEYFEKRDKKEFIKDNVLSRRKVAKSSNYKCRVCKQSLVGEESLKINQIVPSKLGGDERYDNLELLHKSCQRYHRTLLEKYGGGRDLPKIVTYFKNNQIEPNSKEGHKLIKKAFKKFKYQLV